The following are encoded in a window of Esox lucius isolate fEsoLuc1 chromosome 14, fEsoLuc1.pri, whole genome shotgun sequence genomic DNA:
- the LOC105021751 gene encoding la-related protein 6-like isoform X1 has translation MGKFDVTRQRSFTKARRSYDFHQGKGLEMDSPVSEDRFICRPSYNENDEDLELDDWSPPDADLTQKMVSQIEHYLSDDNLAKDAFLLKHVRRNKMGYVNIKLLTSFKKMKHLTKDWRVTAFALSHSTKLEVNKEGNKVRRKDPVPESLLVQVPSRTLLVWNAFGELAPSGNGGEEDVPTPRRSTMEMAITLLEPFGSICTVRVFRPGKELPSEVQWFASRYPELSSQESVLVEYEDLEGAGRALNQLSRCENSVRVVQIGRTSKTKAGPAGGCGVKGAGRGVSVVSRLIDQLQMQADDSSALSSSGESEVASPLHMPRFSSGQVCRSPWDSPRSSPRVLRVLPPPPRVFPLLTNDGSPDTSPEVSRRNRENLSNARSPWVHRRKFPAVQASFLEDSSGGWQGGLGIKRVLTGDSLPPGVIRFPYGPDGTRGFPSSFRGRRL, from the exons ATGGGCAAATTCGACGTAACTCGTCAGAGAAGCTTTACGAAAGCAAGAAGATCGTATGATTTTCACCAGGGCAAGGGACTAGAAATGGACAGCCCTGTAAGTGAAGACAG ATTTATCTGCCGACCTTCTTACAATGAAAATGATGAAGACTTGGAGTTGGATGATTGGTCACCCCCAGACGCTGATCTTACACAGAAGATGGTCTCCCAAATTGAACATTACCTTTCTGACGACAATTTAGCAAAAGATGCCTTCCTTTTGAAACATGTCAGAAGAAACAAGATGGGCTATGTGAACATAAAGCTCCTGACATCTTTTAAAAAG ATGAAGCATCTGACCAAAGACTGGCGAGTCACAGCCTTCGCTCTAAGCCACTCCACCAAACTAGAAGTTAACAAGGAGGGCAACAAGGTCCGTCGGAAAGACCCAGTACCAGAGTCCCTTCTGGTTCAGGTGCCCAGCAGAACGCTGCTAGTGTGGAACGCTTTCGGTGAGCTGGCCCCGAGTGGCAACGGTGGTGAGGAAGACGTCCCAACACCCCGAAGGAGCACTATGGAAATGGCCATCACCCTCCTGGAGCCCTTTGGAAGCATCTGCACGGTAAGGGTGTTCCGTCCTGGGAAGGAGCTTCCGTCCGAAGTTCAGTGGTTCGCCTCCAGGTACCCTGAGTTGAGCTCCCAGGAAAGTGTTCTGGTGGAGTACGAGGACTTGGAAGGCGCCGGCAGAGCATTAAACCAACTGTCCCGGTGTGAAAACTCTGTGAGAGTTGTCCAGATTGGGAGGACGTCAAAGACGAAAGCAGGGCCGGCGGGCGGCTGTGGAGTGAAGGGTGCTGGGAGAGGCGTGTCCGTCGTCAGCCGCCTCATTGACCAGCTCCAGATGCAAGCGGACGACTCTTCAGCGTTGAGCTCATCCGGTGAGTCCGAGGTGGCCTCTCCACTGCACATGCCTCGGTTCTCCTCAGGCCAGGTGTGCAGGAGCCCCTGGGACAGCCCTCGCTCAAGTCCTAGGGTCCTACGGGTGCTGCCCCCGCCGCCACGGGTCTTCCCGCTACTGACCAATGACGGGAGTCCTGACACCAGCCCGGAAGTCAGTCGGCGCAACCGCGAGAACTTGTCCAATGCCAGAAGCCCCTGGGTCCATAGGCGTAAATTCCCAGCGGTGCAAGCCTCCTTCCTGGAAGACAGCAGCGGTGGTTGGCAGGGTGGCCTAGGGATAAAGAGGGTCCTGACGGGGGATTCCCTGCCCCCTGGGGTCATTCGGTTCCCCTATGGACCTGATGGGACCCGAGGATTTCCCAGCTCCTTCAGAGGAAGGAGACTTTAG
- the LOC105021751 gene encoding la-related protein 6-like isoform X2 has translation MVSQIEHYLSDDNLAKDAFLLKHVRRNKMGYVNIKLLTSFKKMKHLTKDWRVTAFALSHSTKLEVNKEGNKVRRKDPVPESLLVQVPSRTLLVWNAFGELAPSGNGGEEDVPTPRRSTMEMAITLLEPFGSICTVRVFRPGKELPSEVQWFASRYPELSSQESVLVEYEDLEGAGRALNQLSRCENSVRVVQIGRTSKTKAGPAGGCGVKGAGRGVSVVSRLIDQLQMQADDSSALSSSGESEVASPLHMPRFSSGQVCRSPWDSPRSSPRVLRVLPPPPRVFPLLTNDGSPDTSPEVSRRNRENLSNARSPWVHRRKFPAVQASFLEDSSGGWQGGLGIKRVLTGDSLPPGVIRFPYGPDGTRGFPSSFRGRRL, from the exons ATGGTCTCCCAAATTGAACATTACCTTTCTGACGACAATTTAGCAAAAGATGCCTTCCTTTTGAAACATGTCAGAAGAAACAAGATGGGCTATGTGAACATAAAGCTCCTGACATCTTTTAAAAAG ATGAAGCATCTGACCAAAGACTGGCGAGTCACAGCCTTCGCTCTAAGCCACTCCACCAAACTAGAAGTTAACAAGGAGGGCAACAAGGTCCGTCGGAAAGACCCAGTACCAGAGTCCCTTCTGGTTCAGGTGCCCAGCAGAACGCTGCTAGTGTGGAACGCTTTCGGTGAGCTGGCCCCGAGTGGCAACGGTGGTGAGGAAGACGTCCCAACACCCCGAAGGAGCACTATGGAAATGGCCATCACCCTCCTGGAGCCCTTTGGAAGCATCTGCACGGTAAGGGTGTTCCGTCCTGGGAAGGAGCTTCCGTCCGAAGTTCAGTGGTTCGCCTCCAGGTACCCTGAGTTGAGCTCCCAGGAAAGTGTTCTGGTGGAGTACGAGGACTTGGAAGGCGCCGGCAGAGCATTAAACCAACTGTCCCGGTGTGAAAACTCTGTGAGAGTTGTCCAGATTGGGAGGACGTCAAAGACGAAAGCAGGGCCGGCGGGCGGCTGTGGAGTGAAGGGTGCTGGGAGAGGCGTGTCCGTCGTCAGCCGCCTCATTGACCAGCTCCAGATGCAAGCGGACGACTCTTCAGCGTTGAGCTCATCCGGTGAGTCCGAGGTGGCCTCTCCACTGCACATGCCTCGGTTCTCCTCAGGCCAGGTGTGCAGGAGCCCCTGGGACAGCCCTCGCTCAAGTCCTAGGGTCCTACGGGTGCTGCCCCCGCCGCCACGGGTCTTCCCGCTACTGACCAATGACGGGAGTCCTGACACCAGCCCGGAAGTCAGTCGGCGCAACCGCGAGAACTTGTCCAATGCCAGAAGCCCCTGGGTCCATAGGCGTAAATTCCCAGCGGTGCAAGCCTCCTTCCTGGAAGACAGCAGCGGTGGTTGGCAGGGTGGCCTAGGGATAAAGAGGGTCCTGACGGGGGATTCCCTGCCCCCTGGGGTCATTCGGTTCCCCTATGGACCTGATGGGACCCGAGGATTTCCCAGCTCCTTCAGAGGAAGGAGACTTTAG
- the phax gene encoding phosphorylated adapter RNA export protein encodes MAGVSRDTMDHDLEDGEISGSDSDSEMGATVHNKSPMTAAPAFSGQSFQSRALPQTVLSATSYRSTVRTADSSDSEPDSDEDAAMWRRKRQKCTNVPQPAPVPTSRFGAPQANTAVPGGRKVNNIWGSVVQEQTQEAVEAELDFLGVDGAISMASRQVETYNYVLARKLMEKEKEEQEPGEVAMLDTQLDEYMKHSGRADEENGGNNFKRKRPVKDRLGPRAEMDIKGRYEITEDDPDDRVIEEIAHRLQEPKKELIERVVKVIGKKKAIELLQETATLEETGGVYTMDGSRRRTPGGVYLNLLKNTPSITSAHLKEIFYDETQKDYKSKKSAQKRRRHVVAKKMKQAINTLNLQEHDDVSRETFASDTNEALESLEDVAEEEGRMEPDAESAIGTEDTPVVYNAADLEVF; translated from the exons ATGGCGGGTGTTAGCAGAGATACAATGGATCATGATTTGGAAGATGGCGAGATTTCTGGATCAGACTCGGATTCGGAAATGGGAGCCACAGTTCATAATAAATCCCcg ATGACTGCAGCTCCTGCGTTCAGTGGCCAGTCGTTCCAGAGCAGGGCCCTTCCACAGACAGTCCTTTCAGCCACTAGTTACCGCAGCACAGTGAGAACGGCGGACTCAAGCGACAGCGAACCGGACTCGGACGAGGACGCGGCTATGTGGCGGCGGAAGCGGCAGAAGTGCACCAATGTTCCCCAACCTGCGCCAGTCCCCACTTCCCGCTTCGGAGCCCCCCAGGCTAACACTGCCGTGCCAGGCGGCCGCAAAGTCAACAACATCTGGGGCTCTGTGGTTCAAGAGCAGACCCAAGAAGCGGTGGAAGCCGAGCTGGATTTCCTTGGCGTGGATGGGGCCATTAGCATGGCCAGCAGGCAGGTAGAGACGTACAACTATGTCCTGGCCCGCAAGCtcatggagaaggagaaggaggagcagGAACCTGGCGAGGTAGCCATGTTGGACACTCAGCTGGACGAGTATATGAAGCACAGCGGCAGGGCCGATGAAGAAAACGGCGGGAACAATTTTAAGCGGAAGCGGCCAGTGAAGGACCGACTGGGCCCCCGGGCCGAGATGGACATCAAGGGCCGCTATGAGATCACGGAGGACGACCCGGATGACAGGGTGATTGAGGAGATAGCCCACAG GCTGCAAGAGCCCAAAAAGGAATTGATAGAGCGAGTTGTGAAAGTCATTGGGAAGAAAAAAGCAATAGAGTTGCTTCAAGAGACCGCCACACTTGAGGAGACTGGTGGTGTGTACACTATG GATGGTAGCAGGCGACGGACTCCTGGAGGGGTGTATCTCAATCTGCTGAAGAACACTCCCAGTATCACAAGTGCTCACCTTAAG gaAATATTCTACGATGAAACCCAGAAGGATTACAAGAGCAAGAAGTCGGCGCAGAAGAGGAGGCGGCATGTAGTGGCCAAGAAGATGAAGCAGGCCATCAACACGCTGAACCTGCAGGAGCACGACGACGTCTCCAGGGAGACGTTCGCCAGCGACACCAACGAGGCCTTGGAGTCTCTGGAAGACGTCGCCGAAGAGGAGGGCCGGATGGAACCGGACGCCGAATCTGCCATCGGCACCGAGGACACGCCAGTAGTCTATAACGCTGCTGACCTGGAGGTCTTCTGA
- the aldh7a1 gene encoding alpha-aminoadipic semialdehyde dehydrogenase, producing the protein MQRCFTLSVVRYWALRKKVLTFNFQQSAAMSTLLINEPKYAWLKELGLSEDNDGVYNGTWGGKGEVITSYCPANNEPIARVRQATMAEYEETVQKCREAWKVWADIPAPKRGEIVRQIGDALRKKIKVLGSLVSLEMGKIYVEGVGEVQEYVDVCDYAVGLSRMIGGPVLPSERPGHALIEMWNPVGLVGIITAFNFPVAVYGWNNAIALICGNVCLWKGAPTTPLTSVAVTKIVAEVLEQNNLPGAICSMTCGGADIGTAMSKDERVDLVSFTGSTHVGKMVAMTVQERFGRNLLELGGNNAIIVFEDADLSLVVPSAVFASVGTAGQRCTTTRRLMLHESVHDVVVERVAKAYKQVRIGDPWDPSTLYGPLHTQQAVDQYLAAINQAKQQGGTVVCGGKVMDRPGNYVEPTIITGLPHDAPIVHTETFVPILYVLKFKTEEEAFAWNNEVKQGLSSSIFTKDMGRVFRWLGPKGSDCGIVNVNIPTSGAEIGGAFGGEKHTGGGRESGSDSWKQYMRRSTCTINYSKDLPLAQGIKFE; encoded by the exons ATGCAGCGCTGTTTCACTTTATCCGTTGTACGGTACTGGGCCCTTCGGAAGAAGGTTCTGACATTCAACTTCCAACAATCTGCTGCCATGTCTACGCTTCTGATAAACGAGCCCAAATATGCCTGGCTGAAAGAGTTAGGTCTTAGTGAGGATAATGATGGCGTTTACAACGGGACTTGGGGAGGCAAAGGCGAG GTCATCACATCATATTGCCCTGCCAACAATGAGCCAATTGCCAGAGTACGCCAG GCAACCATGGCAGAATATGAAGAAACTGTGCAGAAATGTAGGGAAGCCTGGAAGGTTTGGGCAGAT ATTCCGGCCCCCAAAAGAGGGGAGATTGTGCGACAGATTGGCGATGCTCTGAGGAAAAAGATTAAAGTCCTGGGCAGCCTG GTGTCCCTGGAGATGGGGAAGATCTATGTTGAGGGGGTTGGCGAGGTGCAGGAATACGTAGACGTCTGTGATTACGCCGTTGGCCTTTCTCGCATGATCGGTGGTCCCGTTCTCCCTTCTGAAA GACCAGGTCATGCGCTTATCGAGATGTGGAACCCTGTTGGCCTGGTGGGCATTATAACAGCCTTTAACTTCCCTGTGGCGGTCTACGGCTGGAACAACGCCATCGCCCTCATCTGTGGCAACGTTTGTCTGTG GAAAGGCGCTCCCACAACTCCCCTCACCAGTGTAGCTGTAACCAA AATCGTGGCAGAGGTGCTGGAGCAGAACAACCTGCCTGGCGCCATCTGCTCCATGACGTGTGGCGGCGCGGACATCGG CACAGCGATGTCCAAGGACGAGCGCGTGGACCTGGTGTCATTCACTGGCAGCACTCACGTGGGCAAGATGGTGGCCATGACCGTGCAGGAGAGGTTTG GTCGGAACCTTTTGGAACTTGGTGGGAACAATGCAATCATAG TGTTTGAGGATGCTGATCTGAGCCTTGTGGTTCCCTCTGCCGTCTTTGCGTCCGTGGGAACTGCCGGGCAACGGTGCACGACCACCAGAAGACTG ATGCTGCACGAAAGCGTCCACGACGTGGTGGTGGAGAGGGTAGCCAAAGCCTACAAACAAGTCCGCATCGGAGACCCCTGGGACC CCAGCACGCTGTATGGCCCGCTACATACCCAGCAAGCTGTGGACCAGTACCTGGCGGCCATTAATCAGGCCAAACAGCAGGGCGGCACTGTGGTGTGTGGAGGAAAG GTCATGGATCGTCCTGGGAACTACGTGGAGCCCACCATCATCACAGGGCTACCTCACGACGCACCCATCGTTCACACGGAGACCTTTGTCCCCATCCTCTATGTCCTGAAGTTCAAG ACTGAGGAAGAGGCGTTTGCCTGGAACAACGAGGTCAAGCAGGGCCTCTCTAGCAGCATCTTTACCAAGGATATGGGCCGTGTCTTCCGCTGGCTAGG GCCTAAAGGGTCCGACTGCGGCATTGTGAACGTCAACATTCCCACCAGCGGAGCTGAGATCGGAGGCGCCTTCG GTGGGGAGAAACACACCGGCGGTGGACGTGAGTCAGGCAGCGACTCGTGGAAGCAGTACATGAGAAGGTCCACATG CACCATCAATTACAGCAAGGACCTCCCTCTGGCTCAGGGAATCAAGTTTGAGTGA